A single region of the Glycine max cultivar Williams 82 chromosome 20, Glycine_max_v4.0, whole genome shotgun sequence genome encodes:
- the LOC113000707 gene encoding uncharacterized protein: MSYVDLLPSLIANQIAVVTLRRIYQSPFPRWYNPNATCAYHGGTLGHLIEQCVALKHKVQSLIDAGWLTFQEDDPNVKINPLTNHGGPAVNALEECGPQRPKQLKDVVTSRRFMLEALREAGFISFDGGEGDNCLIHPGEAHNVEACPVVEDLLQGIMDQGQFEISDARKEEQHVCMQSVDKCPSNPKPLVIHFTRDGASQKPRGSQPILGKKPVPFPYRSNKAAPWRYAPQKLNEKKDKVVGDDLSFAKVTNIMGMSGVTRSGRVFAPPDPLVRSKDVKGKVKGEEDFDRKKISAKEANEFPQIIQQSEFKVIEQLNKTLGRVSLLELLMNSKPHQALLVKILNETHVAQDISVEGFGGIINNITANNYLTFVDEEIPVEGRGHNTVLHVSVKCLDHVMAKMLIDSGSSLNVMPKSTLDKLPFNASHLRQSSMVVQAFDGNCRDVRG, from the exons ATGTCGTACGTGGATTTGTTGCCATCTTTGATCGCCAACCAAATAGCGGTGGTAACCCTCAGAAGGATTTACCAGTCTCCTTTCCCTCGATGGTACAACCCCAATGCAACTTGTGCTTATCATGGGGGTACCCTGGGGCATTTGATAGAACAGTGTGTGGCCCTCAAGCATAAGGTCCAAAGTTTGATCGACGCGGGGTGGCTAACATTCCAAGAAGACGACCCAAATGTAAAGATAAATCCGCTTACCAATCATGGGGGACCAGCTGTCAATGCATTAGAGGAATGCGGACCTCAGAGACCGAAGCAGTTGAAGGACGTGGTAACCTCGAGGAGGTTTATGTTGGAAGCCTTGCGCGAGGCGGGCTTCATTTCCTTTGATGGAGGTGAGGGGGATAACTGCTTGATACACCCGGGGGAAGCACACAATGTAGAAGCATGCCCTGTGGTAGAGGATTTGCTGCAAGGGATCATGGACCAAGGCCAGTTTGAAATTAGTGACGCAAGGAAGGAGGAGCAACATGTGTGCATGCAATCAGTTGACAAATGCCCAAGCAATCCCAAACCTTTGGTGATCCACTTCACCAGGGATGGTGCCTCCCAAAAACCCCGAGGCTCCCAGCCTATCCTGGGTAAGAAGCCTGTCCCTTTCCCTTACAGAAGCAACAAGGCGGCCCCATGGAGGTACGCCCCTCAAAAGCTCAACGAAAAGAAGGACAAGGTTGTCGGAGATGATCTATCCTTTGCCAAAGTTACTAACATCATGGGcatgagcggtgtgacccgtagtgggcGTGTCTTTGCGCCACCCGACCCGTTGGTGCGGTCCAAGGACGTGAAGGGAAAGGTGAAG GGAGAGGAAGACTTCGACAGGAAGAAGATATCCGCTAAAGAAGCAAATGAGTTCCCTCAGATCATtcaacaaagcgagttcaaaGTGATTGAACAGCTCAATAAGACCCTAGGTAGGGTCTCGTTGTTGGAACTACTCATGAATTCTAAGCCTCATCAGGCACTTTTGGtcaaaatattgaatgaaaCCCATGTAGCCCAAGACATATCCGTGGAGGGCTTTGGGGGCATCATCAACAATATTACTGCCAATAATTACCTCACCTTTGTCGATGAGGAGATACCCGTTGAGGGACGGGGACATAATACGGTCTTACATGTGTCTGTCAAGTGTTTGGACCACGTCATGGCCAAGATGCTCATCGATAGCGGCTCATCGCTGAATGTCATGCCCAAAAGTACATTGGACAAACTGCCTTTCAATGCGTCACACCTGAGGCAGAGCTCCATGGTGGTACAGGCTTTTGACGGAAACTGCCGGGACGTGAGAGGGTAG